The following proteins are encoded in a genomic region of Methanomicrobiales archaeon HGW-Methanomicrobiales-1:
- a CDS encoding DNA-directed RNA polymerase produces the protein MYGSSNFGGNRGPRDFGPREMTKVVCSDCGKECEVPFKPTEGRPVYCRDCLPKHRKPRF, from the coding sequence ATGTATGGATCATCAAATTTTGGTGGCAACCGCGGTCCCCGCGACTTCGGTCCCCGTGAAATGACAAAAGTAGTCTGTTCAGACTGTGGAAAGGAATGCGAAGTACCGTTCAAGCCAACTGAGGGAAGGCCCGTCTATTGCAGAGACTGCCTCCCGAAACACCGGAAGCCCCGCTTCTAA